One Halomonas sp. THAF5a genomic region harbors:
- the atpA gene encoding F0F1 ATP synthase subunit alpha — MQQLNPSEISDIIKQRIEKLDVASEARNQGTIVSVSDGIVQIHGLADAMFGEMIEFPGGIYGMTLNLERDNVGAVVLGDYLQLEEGMTAQCTGRILEVPVGPELAGRVVDALGNPIDGKGDLNTKMTDAVEKVAPGVITRQSVDEPIQTGFKSIDAMVPIGRGQRELIIGDRQIGKSAIAIDAIINQKGKGVTCVYVAIGQKQSTIANVVRKLEEHGAMEHTIVVAAGAADPAPMQFLAAYSGCTMGEYFRDRGEDALIVYDDLSKQAVAYRQVSLLLRRPPGREAFPGDVFYLHSRLLERAARVNADYVEKFTNGEVKGKTGSLTALPIIETQGGDVSAFVPTNVISITDGQIFLETDLFNSGIRPAINAGLSVSRVGGSAQTKIIKKLGGSVRLALAQYRELAAFAQFASDLDEATRKQLEHGQRVTELMKQSQYAPMSVAEMAISLYAANEGHLEDVEVNKVLDFERALQDYMKSEHADLLETINQTGDYSDEIKAGLKAGLEKFKATQSW; from the coding sequence ATGCAGCAACTGAATCCTTCCGAGATCAGCGACATCATCAAGCAGCGTATCGAAAAGCTGGATGTCGCATCCGAAGCCCGTAACCAGGGCACCATCGTCAGCGTGTCTGACGGTATCGTGCAGATCCACGGCCTCGCCGACGCGATGTTCGGCGAGATGATCGAGTTCCCCGGCGGCATCTACGGCATGACGCTGAACCTCGAGCGCGACAACGTCGGCGCCGTGGTGTTGGGCGACTACCTACAGCTCGAAGAGGGCATGACCGCCCAATGCACCGGCCGCATCCTCGAGGTGCCGGTGGGTCCGGAGCTCGCCGGCCGCGTGGTCGACGCCCTGGGCAACCCCATCGACGGCAAGGGTGACCTGAACACCAAGATGACCGACGCGGTGGAGAAGGTCGCCCCCGGCGTCATCACCCGCCAGTCCGTCGACGAGCCGATCCAGACCGGCTTCAAGTCCATCGACGCCATGGTGCCGATCGGCCGCGGCCAGCGTGAGCTGATCATCGGCGACCGCCAGATCGGTAAGTCGGCGATCGCCATCGACGCGATCATCAACCAGAAGGGCAAGGGCGTCACCTGCGTCTACGTGGCCATCGGCCAGAAGCAGTCGACCATTGCCAACGTGGTGCGCAAGCTCGAAGAGCACGGCGCCATGGAGCACACCATCGTGGTCGCCGCCGGCGCCGCCGATCCGGCCCCGATGCAGTTCCTCGCCGCCTACTCCGGCTGCACCATGGGCGAGTACTTCCGCGACCGCGGCGAAGACGCCCTGATCGTCTACGATGACCTGTCCAAGCAGGCCGTGGCCTACCGCCAGGTCTCCCTGCTGCTGCGCCGTCCGCCGGGCCGCGAGGCCTTCCCGGGCGACGTCTTCTACCTCCACTCCCGCCTGCTCGAGCGCGCCGCGCGCGTGAACGCCGACTACGTCGAGAAGTTCACCAACGGTGAGGTGAAGGGCAAGACCGGCTCGCTGACGGCCCTGCCGATCATCGAGACCCAGGGCGGCGACGTCTCCGCGTTCGTGCCGACCAACGTGATCTCCATCACCGACGGTCAGATCTTCCTCGAGACCGACCTGTTCAACTCGGGCATCCGTCCGGCCATCAACGCCGGCCTCTCGGTCTCCCGTGTCGGCGGCTCGGCCCAGACCAAGATCATCAAGAAGCTCGGCGGCAGCGTGCGTCTGGCCCTGGCCCAGTACCGTGAGCTGGCGGCCTTCGCCCAGTTCGCGTCCGACCTGGACGAGGCGACCCGCAAGCAGCTGGAGCACGGTCAGCGCGTCACCGAGCTGATGAAGCAGTCCCAGTACGCCCCGATGTCCGTGGCCGAGATGGCCATCTCCCTGTACGCCGCCAACGAGGGGCACCTGGAGGACGTCGAGGTCAACAAGGTGCTGGACTTCGAGCGTGCGCTGCAGGACTACATGAAGTCCGAGCACGCCGA
- a CDS encoding F0F1 ATP synthase subunit delta yields the protein MAETSTVARPYAKAAFEHAVEQQALDDWATMLETAARIVEDDEMQRLVLGNPQLSSTQEAEVIVDVCGDAVSDAVRNFLRLVGQKGRLAALPAIVEQFSMLKAQQEKRMDVNIVSAFPLDEAQQDKLASALAKRLNREISITTQVDSTLLGGVILRAGDTVIDGSVRGRLNRLHEALSA from the coding sequence ATGGCGGAAACGTCTACCGTCGCACGCCCCTACGCCAAGGCGGCCTTCGAACACGCCGTTGAGCAGCAGGCACTGGACGACTGGGCCACGATGCTCGAGACCGCGGCGCGCATCGTCGAAGACGACGAGATGCAGCGCCTCGTGCTCGGCAACCCGCAGCTGTCGAGCACCCAGGAGGCCGAGGTGATCGTCGACGTCTGTGGCGACGCCGTGAGCGACGCCGTCCGCAACTTCCTGCGCCTGGTCGGCCAGAAGGGCCGCCTGGCGGCCCTGCCGGCGATCGTCGAGCAGTTCTCCATGCTCAAGGCCCAGCAGGAGAAGCGCATGGACGTGAACATCGTCTCCGCCTTCCCGCTGGACGAGGCGCAGCAGGACAAGCTCGCGAGTGCACTGGCCAAGCGTCTGAACCGCGAAATCTCCATTACCACTCAGGTGGATTCCACCCTCCTGGGCGGCGTCATCCTGCGTGCCGGCGACACCGTCATCGACGGCTCGGTACGCGGTCGACTGAACCGCCTCCACGAGGCCCTTTCCGCCTGA